A region from the Rosa rugosa chromosome 6, drRosRugo1.1, whole genome shotgun sequence genome encodes:
- the LOC133715192 gene encoding glycosyltransferase-like KOBITO 1 has protein sequence MTNPYHLHAPLRSAPQSSSQTFTAKLLLLLTLLPLSLAALAFILQWRGGIPDPTTRWSPPGSNHLFPGMEASPLSSAVVRSSSSSSDCVNLGRSNSPSFPYYQNWKFDSAADLKPKIVITTSTSAGLDQILPWMFYHKVIGVSTFFLFVEGKAASPEVSKVLESIPGVKLIYRTKELEEQQARSRIWNETWLSSFFYKPCNYELFVKQSLNMEMAIVMARDAGMDWIIHLDTDELLHPAGAKEYSLRQLLLDVPGNVDMVIFSNYESSVERDDIKEPFTEVSMFKKNYDHVPKDTYFGMYKESTRGNPNYFLTYGNGKSAARIQDHLRPNGAHRWHNYMKTPNEIKLEEAAVLHYTYAKFSDLTSRRDRCGCKPTREDVKRCFMLEFDRAAFIIASTATEEEMLKWYHEHIVWDDKDIRIKLLRKGILTRIYAPMAIIQGLKESGVFSSVIASASTTLSKEKFLATIDSSNSSRATASISHPSRKISRSSESMATARKTLDVEVAEFQELAVPPLSPPVMDDNQLSFEV, from the exons ATGACCAACCCCTACCACCTCCACGCGCCTCTGCGCTCCGCCCCTCAATCCTCCTCTCAAACCTTCACGGcgaagctcctcctcctcctcactctcctccctctctccctcgcCGCCTTGGCTTTCATCCTCCAATGGCGCGGCGGCATCCCCGACCCGACCACGCGCTGGTCCCCTCCTGGATCCAACCACCTCTTCCCCGGCATGGAggcctctcctctctcctccgCCGTCGTccgatcctcctcctcctcctccgattGCGTCAATCTCGGCCGCAGCAACTCCCCGTCGTTTCCTTACTATCAGAACTGGAAGTTTGATTCTGCCGCCGATTTGAAACCGAAG ATAGTAATTACTACAAGTACGTCGGCAGGCTTAGATCAGATTTTACCATGGATGTTTTATCACAAGGTTATTGGAGTTTccaccttttttctttttgtggaaGGAAAGGCTGCGTCTCCTGAAGTATCCAAAGTTCTGGAGTCTATACCT GGAGTAAAATTGATATACAGAACAAAGGAGCTCGAGGAGCAACAAGCTAGAAG TCGGATTTGGAATGAGACATGGCTGTCAAGTTTCTTTTACAAACCATGCAATTATGAGCTATTTGTGAAGCAATCTCTCAATATGGAGATGGCTATTGTTATGGCAAGG GATGCTGGAATGGACTGGATTATTCATCTTGATACTGATGAGTTACTACACCCAGCTGGTGCCAAGGAGTATTCTTTGAGGCAGTTGCTGCTTGATGTGCCTGGGAATGTGGATATGGTTATTTTTTCGAACTAT GAGAGCAGTGTTGAACGAGATGATATTAAGGAACCTTTTACCGAG GTATCCATGTTCAAGAAGAATTACGATCATGTACCAAAAGATACATACTTTGGAATGTACAAAGAATCAACTCGTGGCAACCCAAACTACTTTTTGACTTATGGAAATGGGAAATCAGCTGCTCGAATCCAAGATCATCTCCGTCCTAATGGCGCACACAGATGGCACAATTATATGAAAACCCCAAA TGAGATCAAATTGGAAGAGGCTGCTGTTCTACACTACACATATGCCAAATTTTCGGACTTAACGTCACGACGTGATCGGTGTGGCTGCAAGCCTACAAGGGAAGATGTCAAAAGATGCTTCATGTTGGAATTTGATAGAGCT GCATTCATAATTGCTTCAACTGCAACTGAGGAGGAAATGCTCAAATG GTACCATGAACACATTGTATGGGATGACAAAGATATAAGAATAAAACTTTTGAGGAAAGGCATCTTGACTCGAATATATGCTCCAATG GCCATAATCCAAGGACTAAAGGAGTCGGGAGTCTTCAGCTCTGTTATTGCATCTGCCTCAACTACACTCTCAAAGGAAAAGTTCTTGGCAACAATTGATAGTAGTAACTCCTCTAGAGCTACTGCCTCTATATCCCACCCGTCGAGGAAGATTAGTAGAAGCAGTGAGAGTATGGCTACTGCCAGGAAGACCTTGGATGTTGAAGTTGCTGAATTCCAAGAACTGGCCGTTCCACCATTATCCCCTCCAGTAATGGATGATAACCAGCTCAGCTTTGAAGTGTAA